A part of Melittangium boletus DSM 14713 genomic DNA contains:
- a CDS encoding McrC family protein → MITAELLEWSSWPPKEGSRIAPVHLDAAPEVQELADSLHRSGRLRVRDLQSGLCLESTSYVGTIQLGSLCVVIRPKLQGMPLLALLRYAYGLCQFEWFDSLVQDTAPHAFQELLLHQLEGEVRTLLRQGPRRGYVRREEDLASPRGRIDLGASLRDLSTGRASLRCSYHPRTEDLPLNQTLRAGLVLASRLTRDPPLRLRFHRLDALLRGVTPTRLEPRLLARVLQETNRLTAAYRPALSLIQLLLEAEGMTLEDTSNPRVLPGFLFDMNRFFQALLSRFLTEHLPEYTVHEEFPLHGMMAYAPAHNPLQRRAPVPRPDFAIREGQTVLALLDAKYRDLWETPLPRDMLYQLSLYALSHGALGSATLLYPTLAARAREQVIELNDVIHGGRRASVILRPVHLHTLADLLQREDSGDVASERAAFARWLALGRKTPA, encoded by the coding sequence GTGATCACCGCCGAACTCCTGGAGTGGTCGAGCTGGCCTCCGAAGGAAGGGAGTCGAATCGCTCCCGTCCACCTGGACGCGGCGCCCGAGGTCCAGGAGCTCGCCGACTCACTGCACCGCTCCGGCAGGCTGCGGGTGCGGGATCTCCAGTCGGGCCTGTGTCTGGAATCCACGTCCTACGTCGGGACGATCCAGCTCGGCTCGCTCTGCGTCGTCATCCGCCCCAAGCTCCAGGGGATGCCGCTGCTCGCGCTGCTGCGCTACGCCTATGGGCTGTGCCAGTTCGAGTGGTTCGACTCCCTGGTCCAGGACACCGCTCCCCATGCCTTCCAGGAACTGCTCCTCCATCAGCTGGAGGGCGAGGTCCGGACCCTGCTGCGCCAGGGCCCGCGGCGGGGATATGTCCGGCGCGAGGAAGACCTCGCCAGTCCCCGGGGACGGATCGACCTGGGCGCGTCCCTGCGAGACCTGAGCACGGGCCGGGCGAGCCTGCGCTGCTCGTACCATCCCCGCACCGAGGATCTGCCCCTCAACCAGACGCTCCGGGCGGGGCTCGTGCTCGCCTCCCGGCTCACGCGCGATCCCCCATTGCGGCTTCGCTTCCACCGGCTCGACGCGCTGTTGCGAGGCGTGACACCGACACGGCTGGAGCCCCGGCTGCTCGCGCGGGTGCTCCAGGAAACGAACCGTCTGACGGCGGCCTACCGGCCCGCCCTGTCCCTCATCCAGTTGCTCCTGGAGGCCGAGGGGATGACGCTGGAAGACACCTCGAACCCTCGTGTCCTGCCCGGATTCCTCTTCGACATGAACCGGTTCTTCCAGGCCCTCCTGTCGAGATTCCTCACGGAGCACCTTCCCGAGTACACCGTTCACGAGGAGTTCCCGCTTCACGGGATGATGGCGTACGCCCCGGCGCACAACCCGCTCCAGCGCCGCGCCCCCGTGCCGCGTCCCGACTTCGCCATCCGCGAGGGCCAGACCGTCCTCGCCCTGCTCGACGCCAAGTACCGCGATCTCTGGGAAACCCCTCTTCCCCGGGACATGCTCTATCAGCTCTCCCTCTACGCGCTGAGCCACGGTGCCCTGGGCTCGGCCACGCTGCTGTACCCCACGCTGGCGGCCCGGGCCCGGGAGCAGGTCATCGAGCTCAACGATGTGATTCACGGAGGCCGCCGGGCGAGTGTGATCCTCCGGCCCGTTCATTTGCACACCTTGGCGGACCTGCTCCAACGCGAGGACAGCGGCGATGTGGCGAGCGAGCGGGCCGCCTTCGCGCGTTGGCTCGCCCTGGGGCGAAAAACCCCTGCATAG
- a CDS encoding AAA family ATPase, translating to MLPRSQGSPQRYWCVGPLEGQGPAAHWPVMREAACVAVEGRALGDLSRLEPGARGLKQLGILLGRQGGLAPRAGKVSEQLFDFVMKVREGDRVLVMRDRRVLGVGRVEGGYFFEAASEFSHRHQVHWLSLEEFPLVGEGRMSERTLLREIDAPESIAAIEQHLRRVAGPPPGGPKPPSSTPQRGYPLPPLPGLQGRIQAVLERKGQLILYGPPGTGKTYLAEQTAWELAAYSAFGRPFDALSSAQRDAVLQGSETEGALVRMCGFHPSYGYEEFIEGYRPHLDGEEGGPLRFSLRDGLFKRLCLDARQRPHLRFYLVIDEFNRGDVPRIMGELLTVLEPSKRGRDVLLSLSGEPFHVPENVYLVGTMNTADRSIALLDAALRRRFGFLELMPDPDALGTARVEGIALGPWLKALNQRILAHVGRDGRNLQVGHAYFMERGGPLTDFHRFARVVQEDLIPLLEEYCYEDWGALEKLLGGDLVDRKQQRVRHELFAPDRQHELVQALLAPCPELREDEVTSSP from the coding sequence GTGCTGCCGAGGAGTCAGGGCTCTCCCCAGCGCTACTGGTGTGTCGGCCCGTTGGAGGGTCAGGGCCCCGCGGCCCATTGGCCCGTGATGCGGGAAGCGGCCTGTGTGGCGGTGGAGGGCAGGGCACTGGGGGACTTGTCGCGGCTCGAGCCGGGTGCCCGGGGACTCAAGCAGCTGGGCATCCTCCTGGGCCGCCAGGGAGGACTGGCGCCCCGCGCGGGCAAGGTCAGTGAGCAGCTCTTCGACTTCGTCATGAAGGTGCGCGAGGGCGACCGCGTCCTCGTCATGCGAGACCGGCGGGTGCTCGGGGTGGGGCGCGTGGAAGGGGGTTACTTCTTCGAGGCCGCTTCGGAATTCTCCCACCGTCATCAGGTCCACTGGCTGTCCCTGGAGGAGTTCCCGCTGGTGGGGGAGGGCCGTATGTCCGAGCGGACCCTGCTGCGGGAGATCGACGCCCCCGAGAGCATCGCCGCCATCGAGCAGCACCTGCGGCGCGTCGCGGGCCCGCCTCCGGGAGGTCCGAAGCCGCCCTCGAGCACCCCGCAGCGGGGCTACCCCCTCCCTCCACTTCCAGGGCTCCAGGGCCGCATCCAGGCGGTGCTCGAGCGCAAGGGGCAGCTCATCCTCTATGGCCCTCCGGGCACCGGGAAGACGTACCTCGCCGAGCAGACGGCGTGGGAGCTCGCCGCGTACTCCGCCTTTGGCCGCCCCTTCGACGCCCTAAGCTCCGCGCAGCGGGACGCCGTCCTCCAGGGCTCGGAGACCGAGGGCGCCCTGGTGCGCATGTGCGGCTTCCATCCCTCGTATGGTTACGAGGAGTTCATCGAGGGCTACCGGCCCCATCTGGACGGCGAGGAGGGCGGACCCCTGCGCTTCTCGCTCCGCGATGGTCTCTTCAAGCGCCTGTGCCTGGATGCCCGGCAGCGCCCCCACCTGCGCTTCTACCTCGTCATCGACGAGTTCAACCGGGGCGATGTCCCGCGCATCATGGGCGAGCTGCTCACCGTGCTCGAGCCCAGCAAGCGGGGCCGGGACGTGTTGCTGTCCCTGAGCGGCGAGCCCTTTCACGTGCCGGAGAACGTCTACCTCGTGGGGACGATGAACACGGCGGACCGCTCCATCGCGCTCCTGGACGCCGCCCTGCGCCGCCGCTTCGGCTTCCTGGAGTTGATGCCCGACCCCGACGCGCTCGGGACGGCCCGGGTCGAGGGGATCGCGCTCGGCCCCTGGTTGAAGGCGCTCAACCAGCGCATCCTCGCGCACGTGGGCCGTGATGGACGCAACCTCCAGGTCGGCCACGCCTACTTCATGGAGCGGGGCGGCCCTCTCACCGACTTCCATCGCTTCGCGCGCGTGGTGCAGGAGGATCTGATCCCCCTGCTGGAGGAGTACTGCTACGAGGACTGGGGCGCCCTCGAGAAGCTGCTGGGCGGCGACCTCGTGGACCGCAAGCAACAGCGCGTGCGTCACGAGCTGTTCGCGCCCGACCGGCAGCACGAGCTGGTCCAGGCCCTGCTCGCTCCCTGTCCGGAGCTCCGGGAGGACGAGGTCACCTCCTCGCCGTGA
- a CDS encoding metallophosphoesterase family protein has protein sequence MRIAIISDIHSNIEALTEVLRVTEEQKVDRIVSLGDIVGYGASPNACCDLVRQVTEVTLLGNHDAAVAGRMDYSYYYDAARHALDWSASVLSDENMEWLKTLPYEYRIGDVGFCHGSPVEPKAYEYIFALEQARELAPFVEHLPEVTFIGHSHLCKAFAIGNGEVHDVVAQKFGIRRGYKYIISVGSVGQPRDYDNRACFVICDTGARTVEYLRVEYDIESAAQKIFDASLALNFGKRLFLGV, from the coding sequence ATGCGAATCGCGATCATCTCCGACATCCACTCCAACATCGAGGCGCTCACGGAGGTGCTCCGCGTCACGGAAGAGCAGAAGGTGGATCGGATCGTCTCGCTGGGGGACATCGTGGGCTACGGCGCCTCGCCCAATGCCTGCTGTGACCTGGTGCGGCAGGTGACGGAGGTGACGCTGCTGGGCAACCACGACGCGGCGGTCGCCGGGCGCATGGACTACTCGTACTACTACGACGCCGCCCGCCACGCCCTCGACTGGTCCGCCAGCGTACTGTCCGACGAGAACATGGAGTGGCTCAAGACGCTCCCGTACGAGTACCGCATTGGCGACGTGGGCTTCTGTCACGGCTCGCCCGTGGAGCCCAAGGCGTACGAGTACATCTTCGCGCTGGAGCAGGCGCGCGAGCTCGCCCCCTTCGTGGAGCACCTGCCCGAGGTGACGTTCATCGGGCACAGCCACCTGTGCAAGGCGTTCGCCATCGGCAATGGCGAGGTGCACGACGTGGTGGCCCAGAAGTTCGGCATCCGCCGGGGCTACAAGTACATCATCTCGGTGGGCAGCGTGGGCCAGCCCCGCGACTACGACAACCGGGCCTGCTTCGTCATCTGTGACACCGGCGCGCGCACCGTGGAGTACCTCCGGGTGGAGTACGACATCGAGTCGGCGGCGCAGAAGATCTTCGACGCCTCGCTCGCGCTCAACTTCGGCAAGCGCCTGTTCCTGGGCGTCTGA
- a CDS encoding TIGR02266 family protein: MDNRKSTRFASRLRCWCESDNITLYARIANLSEGGLFLQTSTPLNTGRKALLRLSSGEVREVMAEATVMWNRPQRQDKGPAGMGMRFEGMDSGVQDLLRRIISDEQRGSPFGRH, translated from the coding sequence ATGGATAACCGGAAGAGCACGCGTTTCGCCTCGCGCCTTCGCTGCTGGTGCGAGTCGGACAACATCACCCTGTATGCCCGCATCGCCAACCTGAGCGAGGGCGGGCTCTTCCTTCAGACGAGCACCCCCCTGAACACGGGTCGCAAGGCGCTGCTGAGGCTGAGCTCCGGCGAGGTGCGCGAGGTGATGGCCGAGGCCACGGTCATGTGGAACCGCCCCCAGCGGCAGGACAAGGGACCGGCTGGCATGGGAATGCGTTTCGAGGGGATGGATTCTGGCGTCCAGGACCTGTTACGGCGCATCATCTCCGACGAGCAGCGCGGGTCCCCCTTCGGTCGTCACTGA
- a CDS encoding PfkB family carbohydrate kinase, producing MSLLVVGSVALDSVETPFGIKEDVLGGSAAFFATAASFFTPVQMLAVVGEDFPQAHLDFLRSRSVDISGVSQEKGRTFRWKGRYGWQLNEAETLDTQLNVFQSFAPKLSELHRDAQYVMLGNIHPELQAQVVDQVKAPKLVAADTMNFWINGSRAELIKTLARVNLLFVNDTEARQLSGEHNILRAARAILAMGPERLVIKRGEYGALLVEKDQVFACPAMPLADVFDPTGAGDTFAGGFMAMLATAKQVDSDVLRRAMVMGSVMASFAVEKFSLERLKEISRADLHARFSEFKRLTHFDDLPMLDA from the coding sequence ATGTCTCTTCTCGTTGTTGGCTCGGTCGCGCTGGACTCGGTGGAAACCCCCTTCGGCATCAAGGAGGACGTGCTCGGCGGTTCCGCCGCCTTCTTCGCCACCGCGGCCTCCTTCTTCACCCCCGTGCAGATGCTCGCGGTGGTGGGGGAGGACTTCCCCCAGGCCCACCTGGACTTCCTGCGTTCACGCTCCGTGGATATCTCCGGCGTGTCCCAGGAGAAGGGCCGCACCTTCCGTTGGAAGGGCCGCTACGGCTGGCAGCTCAACGAGGCGGAGACGCTCGACACCCAGCTCAACGTCTTCCAGTCCTTCGCCCCGAAGCTCTCCGAGCTCCACCGCGACGCCCAGTACGTCATGCTCGGCAACATCCACCCGGAGCTCCAGGCCCAGGTGGTGGATCAGGTCAAGGCGCCCAAGCTCGTGGCCGCCGACACCATGAACTTCTGGATCAACGGCAGCCGGGCCGAGCTGATCAAGACGCTCGCGCGCGTCAACCTGCTCTTCGTCAACGACACCGAGGCGCGCCAGCTGTCCGGTGAGCACAACATCCTGCGCGCCGCCCGCGCGATCCTCGCCATGGGCCCCGAGCGTCTGGTCATCAAGCGCGGCGAGTACGGCGCCCTGCTCGTGGAGAAGGATCAGGTGTTCGCCTGCCCGGCCATGCCCCTGGCCGACGTATTCGACCCCACCGGCGCTGGCGACACCTTCGCCGGGGGCTTCATGGCCATGCTCGCCACCGCCAAGCAGGTGGACTCGGACGTGCTGCGGCGCGCCATGGTGATGGGCAGCGTCATGGCGTCCTTCGCCGTGGAGAAGTTCAGCCTCGAGCGCCTCAAGGAAATCAGCCGCGCGGACCTCCACGCCCGCTTCTCCGAGTTCAAGCGCCTGACGCACTTCGACGATCTGCCCATGCTGGACGCCTGA
- a CDS encoding MlaD family protein produces the protein MKKLVTPFRVGLLVLVAGGFLFGFIAFTRKGGLGKDESLEAYAFFRDASGLGTKSRIQIAGIPVGEVTEVRLDGTRARVTVRIRNDVELHQDAALIKRSESLLGDYLLDLNPGTEMTPPLKNGEEIRKVVDVQGMEAAFASLSQITADIQQVTGALRDVLGGEKGAGSLGRIVDNMVRLSESVDLTVRSSSQQLDAILRNFEGVSADVRGLTQSNEQSVSNIVRNIEVITQDTREVLTSVRQIVGNGEGDLKDSVASLKQTMERLDRSLANIEEVTQKVKNGEGAVGTLLTDKRLGQKLSETVEDVSNLASTLTGMQTEVGLQATWLTGQGTSKNSVSLKVAPRPDKYYLLEVVDDPRGVTETVYTQTNPPSSGDPVLQAQKITRQGFTFSAQFAKRYYFTTLRFGMIESTGGVGADFHFLEDHLMLRMDAFNFSVDELRYPRLRTSLRAQAFDRIFLTVGLDDWLNAPRRDLNTRRMLAGRDFFFGGGLYFTDDDLKALLPILPTP, from the coding sequence GTGAAGAAGCTCGTCACACCCTTTCGCGTAGGCCTGCTGGTGCTCGTCGCCGGGGGATTCCTCTTCGGCTTCATCGCCTTCACCCGCAAGGGGGGGCTGGGCAAGGACGAGTCCCTGGAGGCGTATGCCTTCTTCCGCGACGCCTCGGGCCTGGGCACCAAGAGCCGCATCCAGATCGCCGGCATCCCCGTGGGAGAGGTGACGGAGGTGAGGCTCGACGGCACCCGGGCCCGGGTGACCGTGCGCATCCGCAACGACGTGGAGCTGCACCAGGACGCCGCCCTCATCAAGCGCTCGGAATCACTCCTGGGCGACTACCTGTTGGATCTCAACCCCGGCACCGAGATGACCCCGCCGCTCAAGAACGGCGAGGAGATCCGCAAGGTCGTGGACGTGCAGGGCATGGAGGCCGCCTTCGCGTCGCTCAGTCAGATCACCGCGGACATCCAGCAGGTGACGGGCGCGCTGCGCGACGTGCTCGGCGGAGAGAAGGGGGCGGGCTCGCTCGGGCGCATCGTGGACAACATGGTGCGCCTGTCGGAGTCGGTGGACCTGACGGTGCGCTCCTCCTCGCAGCAACTGGACGCCATCCTGCGCAACTTCGAGGGCGTGAGCGCGGACGTGCGCGGCCTCACCCAGTCCAACGAGCAGAGCGTCAGCAACATCGTGCGCAACATCGAGGTCATCACCCAGGACACGCGGGAAGTGCTCACCTCGGTGCGGCAGATCGTCGGCAACGGGGAAGGGGACCTCAAGGACAGCGTGGCCAGCCTCAAGCAGACCATGGAGCGGTTGGATCGCTCGCTCGCCAATATCGAGGAGGTCACCCAGAAGGTGAAGAACGGCGAGGGCGCCGTGGGCACGCTGCTCACCGACAAGCGCCTGGGCCAGAAGCTGTCGGAGACCGTGGAGGACGTGTCGAACCTGGCGTCCACCCTCACCGGGATGCAGACGGAGGTGGGGTTGCAGGCCACCTGGCTCACGGGGCAGGGGACGTCCAAGAATAGCGTGTCCTTGAAGGTCGCCCCCCGGCCGGACAAGTACTACCTGCTGGAGGTCGTCGACGATCCGCGCGGTGTCACGGAGACGGTCTACACCCAGACCAACCCACCCTCCTCGGGAGACCCGGTCCTCCAGGCGCAGAAGATCACCCGCCAGGGCTTCACGTTCAGCGCTCAGTTCGCCAAGCGCTACTACTTCACCACCCTGCGCTTCGGCATGATCGAGTCCACGGGAGGCGTGGGCGCCGACTTCCACTTCCTCGAGGATCATCTGATGCTGCGCATGGACGCCTTCAACTTCTCGGTGGACGAGCTGCGCTACCCCCGCCTGCGCACGTCGCTGCGCGCCCAGGCCTTCGATCGCATCTTCCTCACCGTGGGCCTGGACGACTGGCTCAATGCTCCGCGGCGCGACCTCAACACCCGCCGCATGCTCGCCGGCCGGGATTTCTTCTTCGGTGGCGGCCTGTACTTCACGGACGACGATCTCAAGGCCCTGCTGCCCATCCTCCCCACCCCCTGA
- a CDS encoding ABC transporter ATP-binding protein: MADTTPPRPMIEIKGLQKSFGGHQVLTGINLSVAEGNTCVILGGSGSGKTVLMKHMIGLLKPDAGQVIVDGEDVVPMGPEDLARVRHKYGMVFQAAALFDSMNVFENVAFPLREHREMSEEEIRTLVRSKLDLMGLSRAVEDKFPADLSGGMRKRVGLARAIVMNPKIVLYDEPTTGLDPITTDYVDEMILAAQRELGITSVVISHDIASAFNIANQIAFLSKGVILEQGPPEQVRASEHPTVKVFLETWFGKND; this comes from the coding sequence ATGGCGGACACGACGCCCCCCCGGCCGATGATCGAGATCAAGGGCCTGCAGAAGTCCTTCGGTGGACATCAGGTGCTCACGGGGATCAACCTGTCGGTGGCCGAGGGCAACACCTGCGTCATCCTCGGGGGCTCGGGCTCCGGCAAGACGGTGTTGATGAAGCACATGATCGGTCTGCTCAAGCCGGACGCGGGCCAGGTCATCGTCGACGGCGAGGACGTCGTCCCCATGGGGCCCGAGGACCTGGCGCGCGTGCGGCACAAGTACGGCATGGTGTTCCAGGCCGCGGCGCTCTTCGACTCGATGAACGTCTTCGAGAACGTGGCCTTCCCCCTGCGCGAGCACCGCGAGATGTCCGAGGAGGAGATTCGCACGCTCGTGCGCTCGAAGCTGGACCTGATGGGCCTGTCCCGGGCGGTGGAGGACAAGTTCCCCGCGGACCTGTCCGGCGGCATGCGCAAGCGCGTGGGGCTGGCGCGCGCCATCGTGATGAATCCGAAGATCGTCCTCTACGACGAGCCCACCACGGGGTTGGATCCCATCACCACCGACTACGTGGATGAAATGATTCTCGCGGCGCAGCGGGAGCTGGGCATCACCAGCGTCGTCATCAGCCATGACATCGCGTCCGCCTTCAATATCGCCAACCAGATCGCCTTCCTCAGCAAGGGCGTCATCCTGGAGCAGGGACCCCCGGAACAGGTGCGCGCCTCGGAGCACCCCACCGTGAAGGTCTTCCTGGAGACCTGGTTCGGCAAGAATGACTAG
- a CDS encoding MlaE family ABC transporter permease, with protein sequence MPPETPQKAQEPPRPSALVQAIESLGRGLIERVEDLGRLVTLGADVARLSVRRPLRLTNLFFQLDFVGVGSVFIVLLTGLFTGMVFANQSARAFAMFDAQSLVGPTVALVLTRELAPVFSALMMTMRAGSAMCTELGTMRVTEQVDALETMAVNPVQFLLVPRVLAGLFMVPVLTLLFDTAGIFGAYLVSVSVQGVSAGTFITRTQQWLEPVDVFEGLIKGAVFGLAVALICCFKGYNATGGAKGVGQATTEAMVNSALSIFILDFIVGVLLH encoded by the coding sequence GTGCCCCCCGAGACCCCCCAGAAGGCGCAAGAACCCCCGCGCCCCTCCGCGCTCGTGCAGGCCATTGAGTCCCTGGGCCGGGGGCTCATCGAGCGGGTGGAGGACCTGGGCCGCCTGGTGACGCTCGGCGCCGACGTGGCGCGCCTGAGCGTGCGCCGGCCCCTGCGTCTCACCAACCTCTTCTTCCAGTTGGACTTCGTGGGGGTGGGCAGCGTCTTCATCGTCCTGCTCACGGGACTCTTCACCGGCATGGTGTTCGCCAACCAGTCCGCGCGCGCCTTCGCCATGTTCGACGCCCAGAGCCTCGTGGGCCCCACGGTGGCGCTGGTGCTCACGCGCGAATTGGCGCCCGTGTTCTCCGCGCTGATGATGACCATGCGCGCGGGCTCGGCCATGTGCACGGAGCTGGGCACCATGCGCGTCACCGAGCAGGTGGACGCCCTGGAGACCATGGCCGTCAACCCGGTGCAGTTCCTGCTGGTGCCCCGGGTGCTGGCGGGCCTCTTCATGGTGCCGGTGCTCACGCTGCTCTTCGACACGGCGGGCATCTTCGGCGCCTACCTCGTGTCCGTGTCGGTGCAGGGCGTGTCCGCCGGCACGTTCATCACGCGCACCCAGCAGTGGCTGGAGCCCGTGGACGTGTTCGAGGGCCTCATCAAGGGCGCCGTCTTCGGCCTCGCCGTGGCGCTCATCTGCTGCTTCAAGGGCTACAACGCCACCGGTGGCGCCAAGGGCGTGGGTCAGGCCACCACGGAGGCCATGGTCAACAGCGCCCTCTCCATCTTCATCCTCGACTTCATCGTCGGGGTCCTCCTCCACTGA
- a CDS encoding M50 family metallopeptidase encodes MSTHTSPPFSWQFNLGRIPVVVEPSFWLMTALFGLIGARDDMSRVVIWVAVCFVSILIHELGHALAAMSLGSDLVHIRLYEFGGLTYHQGLSRWRDVAITAAGPLAGFLFGGIMVAVNRWVPPTTAQGHVIYYYLMFVNFFWGFVNLLPVLPLDGGHILNGVLGPKRQRLTLWVGVVVAAAVTGLALFARAIFVAFMFGRMAYTCWQALSYTRDLKPLEPARPPDVEEPVKELVARAWKALRSGQESEASRLGHLAFSVAAPGEESNAVRDLLAWVALSEGNPRAALSQLEKVEPPQAAKPYSLAMAYEAAGLHERALTPALAALEQEPSEATVALATRLLVRAQRLEEAERTARDFAWKSLAKRDALLADVAVARGDFSTAAELFARTFESTGRAEEAYQAALNHARGEQVEHATEWLKRALDAGYDDLDTARSEPALATVRATPEIAQRLATR; translated from the coding sequence ATGAGCACGCATACCTCTCCCCCCTTCTCCTGGCAGTTCAACCTGGGCCGCATCCCCGTCGTGGTGGAGCCGAGCTTCTGGCTCATGACCGCGCTGTTCGGGCTGATCGGAGCCCGGGATGACATGAGCCGGGTGGTGATCTGGGTGGCCGTCTGCTTCGTCTCCATCCTCATCCACGAGCTGGGACATGCGCTCGCCGCCATGAGCCTGGGCTCGGACCTGGTGCACATCCGGCTCTATGAGTTCGGCGGATTGACGTACCACCAGGGGCTCAGCCGCTGGCGCGACGTGGCCATCACCGCCGCGGGGCCCCTGGCGGGCTTCCTGTTCGGCGGCATCATGGTGGCCGTCAACCGCTGGGTGCCGCCCACCACGGCTCAGGGTCACGTCATCTATTACTACCTGATGTTCGTGAACTTCTTCTGGGGCTTCGTCAACCTGCTGCCCGTGCTGCCCCTGGATGGAGGCCACATCCTCAACGGGGTGCTGGGCCCCAAGCGCCAGCGTCTCACGCTGTGGGTGGGCGTCGTCGTCGCGGCGGCGGTGACGGGCCTGGCGCTCTTCGCGCGCGCCATCTTCGTCGCCTTCATGTTCGGCCGCATGGCGTACACCTGCTGGCAGGCCCTGTCCTACACGCGCGACCTCAAGCCCCTGGAGCCCGCGCGTCCGCCCGACGTGGAGGAGCCCGTGAAGGAGCTGGTCGCGCGGGCCTGGAAGGCACTGCGCTCGGGACAGGAGAGCGAGGCGTCCCGCCTGGGCCACCTGGCCTTCTCCGTGGCCGCGCCGGGCGAGGAGAGCAACGCGGTGCGGGATCTGCTCGCCTGGGTGGCGCTCTCCGAGGGCAACCCCCGCGCCGCCCTGTCCCAGCTGGAGAAGGTGGAGCCTCCCCAGGCCGCGAAGCCCTACTCCCTGGCCATGGCGTACGAGGCCGCGGGGCTGCACGAGCGGGCGCTGACCCCCGCGCTCGCCGCGCTGGAGCAGGAGCCGTCCGAGGCGACGGTGGCGCTCGCGACACGCCTGTTGGTGCGCGCCCAGCGGCTAGAGGAAGCCGAGCGCACCGCGCGGGACTTCGCCTGGAAGAGCCTCGCCAAGCGCGACGCGCTGCTGGCGGACGTGGCCGTGGCCCGAGGGGATTTCAGCACCGCGGCGGAGTTGTTCGCGCGCACCTTCGAGAGCACCGGCCGCGCCGAGGAGGCCTACCAGGCCGCGCTCAACCACGCGCGGGGAGAGCAGGTGGAGCACGCCACCGAATGGCTCAAGCGCGCGCTCGACGCGGGCTACGACGACCTGGACACGGCCCGGAGCGAGCCCGCGCTGGCCACCGTGCGCGCGACGCCGGAGATCGCCCAGCGGCTCGCCACCCGTTAG
- a CDS encoding DUF5131 family protein, whose protein sequence is MSLQSAIEWTDATWNPVRGCRKVSPGCKHCYAETFAERFRGVPGHPFEQGFDLRLVPEKLAEPLRWKAPKTIFVNSMSDLFLEAVPDDYIAAVARVMQLATWHTFQVLTKRSERMRDLLQGKLAFAAQLPNVWWGVSVEDRRYGLPRIEHLRTTPARVRFLSVEPLLEDLGTVRLDDIHWVIVGGESGAGARPMKREWVTSIRDQCERAQVAFFFKQWGGFQKSKMGRELDGRTYDALPARESVIAPALAGRDTLIRQVEGVALRWQCHAAQSLRTLPSHPVV, encoded by the coding sequence ATGTCCCTTCAGAGCGCCATCGAGTGGACCGATGCCACATGGAACCCGGTCAGGGGATGCAGGAAGGTCTCGCCCGGCTGCAAGCACTGCTATGCGGAGACCTTCGCTGAGCGGTTCCGTGGAGTCCCTGGACACCCCTTCGAGCAGGGCTTCGACCTTCGTCTGGTCCCCGAGAAGCTCGCAGAGCCATTGCGGTGGAAGGCTCCGAAGACGATCTTTGTGAACTCAATGAGCGACCTGTTCCTGGAGGCCGTGCCCGACGACTACATCGCCGCCGTAGCCCGTGTGATGCAGCTGGCCACTTGGCACACGTTCCAAGTGCTGACGAAACGGTCTGAGCGGATGCGGGACCTCCTCCAGGGAAAGCTCGCCTTTGCGGCACAGCTCCCGAACGTTTGGTGGGGCGTGAGTGTGGAGGACCGTCGCTACGGCCTGCCCCGCATCGAGCATCTCCGAACAACTCCGGCGCGGGTACGGTTTCTCTCTGTGGAACCCCTTCTTGAGGATCTCGGGACTGTACGCCTGGACGACATCCATTGGGTCATCGTTGGCGGAGAGAGCGGTGCTGGCGCGAGACCCATGAAGCGGGAGTGGGTCACGTCAATTCGGGACCAGTGCGAGAGAGCCCAGGTCGCCTTCTTCTTCAAGCAGTGGGGCGGGTTCCAGAAGAGCAAGATGGGTCGAGAGCTAGATGGCCGCACATACGACGCCCTGCCTGCGCGCGAGAGCGTGATTGCGCCAGCGCTTGCCGGGCGAGATACCTTGATCCGGCAGGTCGAGGGCGTCGCCCTTCGATGGCAGTGTCACGCGGCACAGTCACTGCGAACTCTGCCATCACACCCAGTGGTCTAG